The following proteins are encoded in a genomic region of Acidimicrobiales bacterium:
- a CDS encoding LLM class F420-dependent oxidoreductase, translating into MAPARYGMTIPFDNVPLHEHRPWIEELAQLGYTDVWTSEAGATDAFTPLALVAAWDPGLRLGSAIVPVYTRGPALLAMSAAAMAEAAPGRFALGVGASSNVIVESWNGIPFDDPYHRTADVVRFLRRALAGEKVDMDCASFSVKGFRLGRAPEVAPPILVAALRPGMLRLAGRLGDGAIINWLSAEDVSRVVPEVGSGKEIVARIFVAPTEDADLVHRAGRMAVAAYLNVPVYAAFHEWLGRSDQLAGMWEAWRAGDRKAATAAIPERVVDDLIVHGSPDECRAHIQRYVDNGVTTPVLAVLPFGLDARQAVRDLAPGG; encoded by the coding sequence ATGGCGCCCGCCCGGTACGGAATGACCATCCCGTTCGACAACGTCCCGCTCCACGAGCACCGGCCGTGGATCGAGGAGCTGGCCCAGCTGGGCTACACCGACGTGTGGACGAGCGAGGCCGGGGCCACCGACGCCTTCACCCCCCTGGCGCTGGTCGCGGCCTGGGACCCGGGCCTGCGCCTCGGGTCCGCCATCGTTCCCGTCTACACCCGGGGGCCCGCCCTGCTCGCCATGAGCGCGGCGGCAATGGCGGAGGCGGCACCGGGTCGCTTCGCCCTCGGGGTGGGGGCGTCGTCGAACGTGATCGTCGAGTCCTGGAACGGCATCCCGTTCGACGATCCCTACCACCGGACGGCCGACGTGGTGCGCTTCCTCCGCCGGGCGCTGGCGGGCGAGAAGGTCGACATGGACTGCGCCTCGTTCTCGGTCAAGGGCTTCCGGCTGGGCCGGGCCCCCGAGGTGGCCCCGCCGATCCTCGTGGCCGCCCTGCGCCCCGGGATGCTGCGGCTGGCCGGACGGCTCGGGGACGGAGCGATCATCAACTGGCTGTCGGCCGAGGACGTCTCCCGCGTGGTGCCCGAGGTGGGGTCCGGCAAGGAGATCGTGGCCCGCATCTTCGTGGCCCCGACCGAGGACGCCGACCTGGTCCACCGGGCCGGGCGGATGGCGGTGGCCGCCTACCTCAACGTGCCCGTCTACGCCGCCTTCCACGAGTGGCTGGGCCGCTCGGATCAGCTGGCGGGCATGTGGGAGGCGTGGCGGGCCGGCGACCGCAAGGCGGCCACCGCCGCCATCCCCGAGCGGGTGGTCGACGACCTTATCGTCCACGGCAGCCCCGACGAGTGCCGGGCCCACATCCAGCGCTACGTCGACAACGGGGTGACCACACCGGTGCTGGCGGTCCTCCCGTTCGGGCTCGACGCCCGCCAGGCGGTGCGGGACCTGGCCCCGGGGGGCTGA
- a CDS encoding polysaccharide deacetylase family protein, with product MATLAERLGYAPDDRLLIINCDDLGSSHSANVGIYESLRTGLATSATLMVPCPWSREAASRHRGEDVGVHLTLNAEWDLYRWGPITHAPSLLDGDGGFPRTQRDVWDHADLDEVRKELRAQIERAIFWGFDVSHLDSHMGTLQLRPEFFDIYLEMAVDFRLPLRLSGASTEKAIGFPFRRLAAEEGVVFPDHLVVVAGVGSRRVIERVLQNLPAGVTEVFLHPAADTGELRASHPDWPARVDDHDFLTSDRSLQSMIDRVGARLIGYRPLRELMRS from the coding sequence GTGGCGACGCTGGCCGAGCGGCTCGGGTACGCCCCCGACGACCGCCTGCTGATCATCAACTGTGACGACCTCGGGTCGAGTCACTCCGCCAACGTCGGCATCTACGAGTCGCTGCGGACCGGATTGGCGACGAGCGCCACCCTCATGGTCCCGTGCCCCTGGTCCCGGGAGGCCGCCTCCCGCCACCGGGGGGAGGACGTCGGGGTCCATCTCACCCTGAACGCGGAGTGGGACCTGTACCGTTGGGGCCCGATCACCCACGCCCCCTCGCTGCTCGACGGTGACGGCGGCTTCCCCCGCACCCAGCGCGACGTGTGGGACCACGCCGACCTCGACGAGGTGCGCAAGGAGCTCCGCGCCCAGATCGAGCGGGCCATCTTCTGGGGCTTCGACGTGAGCCACCTCGACTCGCACATGGGCACCCTGCAGCTGCGGCCCGAGTTCTTCGACATCTACCTCGAGATGGCCGTGGACTTCCGCCTGCCCCTGCGCCTCTCCGGCGCCTCGACCGAGAAGGCCATCGGGTTCCCCTTCCGCCGGCTGGCGGCGGAGGAGGGGGTCGTCTTCCCCGACCACCTCGTCGTCGTCGCCGGCGTGGGCTCGCGCCGGGTGATCGAGCGGGTCCTGCAGAATCTCCCGGCCGGTGTCACCGAGGTGTTCCTGCACCCGGCCGCCGACACCGGCGAGCTCCGGGCGTCGCACCCCGACTGGCCGGCGAGGGTCGACGACCACGACTTCCTCACGTCCGACCGGTCGCTCCAGTCGATGATCGACCGGGTCGGCGCCCGGCTGATCGGCTACCGGCCCCTCCGGGAGCTCATGCGCTCCTGA
- a CDS encoding SCP2 sterol-binding domain-containing protein: MARFLSEEWLRSTRELAAGQPDRPGASARIQYVVTGGPDGEVRYGWVLEDGRLAEAAAGELADADVTFTEAYADAVLIQRGELDPGAAFMQGRVKVSGNMAKVMSLLPITGTPEYRDLMARVDAVTEY; the protein is encoded by the coding sequence GTGGCCCGCTTCCTGTCGGAGGAGTGGCTGCGCAGCACGCGTGAGCTGGCCGCCGGCCAGCCGGACCGGCCGGGAGCGTCGGCGCGTATCCAGTACGTCGTCACGGGCGGCCCCGACGGCGAGGTCCGCTACGGGTGGGTGCTGGAGGACGGCCGGCTGGCCGAGGCCGCCGCCGGAGAGCTGGCGGACGCCGACGTGACCTTCACCGAGGCGTACGCCGACGCCGTGCTCATCCAGCGCGGCGAGCTGGACCCGGGGGCGGCCTTCATGCAGGGACGGGTGAAGGTCAGCGGGAACATGGCCAAGGTGATGTCGCTGCTGCCGATCACGGGCACACCGGAGTACCGGGACCTGATGGCGCGGGTCGACGCCGTCACCGAGTACTGA
- the mca gene encoding mycothiol conjugate amidase Mca gives MDSPPGDRLCLMCVHAHPDDEASKGAGTVARYHAEGVHTVLVCCTGGEEGDILNPEMDRPEVRDRLPEVRLEELRRSAELIGYDEVVLLGYRDSGMPDTEANERPESFARAPLDEAVGRVVAEIRRTRPQVIVTYPDDQKGYPHPDHLRVHEVSLLAFDAAGDPGAFPDAGPAWQPLKLYYSVWSRARTLAVHEKFIELGLESPYDQKWFDRPSHDDRITTIVDISGHADVRPAALLAHATQVDPNSKFWFGLPPEVARTVHPVEEYILARRLVGEIDRETDLFAGVGRLASR, from the coding sequence ATGGACTCGCCGCCCGGGGATCGCCTCTGTCTGATGTGTGTGCACGCCCACCCCGACGACGAGGCGTCGAAGGGGGCGGGCACCGTCGCCCGGTACCACGCCGAGGGCGTCCACACCGTGCTGGTGTGCTGCACCGGCGGTGAGGAGGGGGACATCCTCAACCCCGAGATGGACCGCCCCGAGGTCCGGGACCGGCTGCCCGAGGTGCGCCTCGAGGAGCTGCGCCGATCGGCGGAACTCATCGGCTACGACGAGGTGGTCCTGCTCGGCTACCGGGACTCGGGCATGCCGGACACGGAGGCCAACGAGCGGCCCGAGTCGTTTGCCCGGGCCCCGCTCGACGAGGCGGTGGGCCGGGTGGTGGCCGAGATCCGCCGCACCCGCCCGCAGGTGATCGTCACCTATCCCGACGACCAGAAGGGGTACCCGCACCCCGACCACCTGCGGGTGCACGAGGTGAGCCTGCTCGCCTTCGACGCCGCCGGGGACCCGGGTGCCTTCCCCGACGCCGGTCCGGCGTGGCAGCCGCTCAAGCTGTACTACAGCGTCTGGTCGCGGGCCCGGACGCTGGCCGTCCACGAGAAGTTCATCGAGCTCGGCCTCGAGTCCCCGTACGACCAGAAGTGGTTCGACCGGCCCTCCCACGACGACCGCATCACGACCATCGTCGACATCTCCGGCCACGCCGACGTGAGGCCGGCGGCCCTGCTGGCCCACGCCACCCAGGTGGATCCGAACTCCAAGTTCTGGTTCGGCCTGCCTCCGGAGGTGGCGCGCACCGTCCACCCGGTCGAGGAGTACATCCTGGCCCGGAGGCTGGTGGGGGAGATCGACCGGGAGACCGACCTGTTCGCCGGGGTGGGCCGGCTGGCCAGCAGGTAG